In the genome of Longimicrobium terrae, the window GAACGTGGGATCGTCGTCCCTCAAGTGGCAGCTGATTGAGACGGATGAGAGCCGCTTCGCCGAAAACGCCGACGTGCGGCGCGCCCGCGGGCTCATCGAGCGCATCGGCGGCGAGGCGGTGTGGAGCTTTCGCGCGGGGAGCGGGCCGGCGGTGAAGGGTACGGCGCCGCTCCGCGACCATCGCGCGGCGGTGGAGTACCTGCTGCACTGGATCGTCAGCGCTGAGTCCGGCGTGGGGCTGGGGAGCCTGGGCGAGATCGGCGCGGCGGGGCACCGCGTGACGCACGGCGGCGAGCAGTTCGTGCGCTCCGTGGCCATCGACGACGACGTGCTGCGCGGCATCGAGGAAACGATCGACCTGGCGCCGCTGCACAACCCCGCCAACCTCAAGGGCGTCCTGGCCGTCCGCGCCGTGCTGGGGCGCGCGGTGCCGCAGGTGGCGGTGTTCGACACCGCGTTCCACCACACGCTTCCGGAACGCGCGTTTCTGTACGCGATTCCGTACTCGCTCTACCGCCGCCACCGCGTGCGCCGCTACGGTTTTCACGGCACGTCGCATCGGTACGTGAGCTACCGGTGGCGGCAGCTGACCGGCATTCCCCGGGAAAAGCAGAAGATCATCACGCTGCACCTGGGCAACGGCTGCTCGGCGTGCGCCATCAGCGGCGGCGAATCGGTGGATACGTCCATGGGATTCACGCCGCT includes:
- a CDS encoding acetate/propionate family kinase, which encodes MNILVLNVGSSSLKWQLIETDESRFAENADVRRARGLIERIGGEAVWSFRAGSGPAVKGTAPLRDHRAAVEYLLHWIVSAESGVGLGSLGEIGAAGHRVTHGGEQFVRSVAIDDDVLRGIEETIDLAPLHNPANLKGVLAVRAVLGRAVPQVAVFDTAFHHTLPERAFLYAIPYSLYRRHRVRRYGFHGTSHRYVSYRWRQLTGIPREKQKIITLHLGNGCSACAISGGESVDTSMGFTPLEGLVMGTRSGDLDPAVLEYIAVKEGLSLPEVESLLNKQSGLLGISGLTNDMRELLAEAEEHDDRRAWLAIELFCYRARKYIGSYLAAMGGADAICFAGGVGENAPAVRAMICEGLEFAGIRVDPAANHAHVGGREGRISPEGATPGVWVIPTDEELLIARDTYRVVSGIENRY